The following proteins are co-located in the Microbulbifer sp. VAAF005 genome:
- a CDS encoding L,D-transpeptidase family protein, which yields MSYFNPEHRRRKSVLPLLTLGSLCVFILYYAFAANQKTVPVLPENAVRPHLVHWLEENPDAWPAQDPIFNPAAVRKIYQRTDYRLLWFDNYSLSDSANDLLKQLTAASSGNPSSMVDYRYHLGYFDRTLRDTPQRLQMAAVLDILLTDAFVSYAQDTQLDRLKPKTRPRRGVTPVLRDSEGFRLVATSTAQQQASSEPSGRKYFRGYDRAANLGSNVRSRYYSREYNADTSGNYSGRNYSGSTRTYERSRYRSYRDNNSGSGSGSRVYYNQGRSNTAAPPVRSENSEGPYYEENRPYGNDVRALRGELQRLRKISSSGRWRPIPAGPAMTMGARHPHVGLLRNLLSLYGDYQSYYSYGGTDRNRFDRGLHQAVVRFQKRHGLRADGIVGRSTRKRLNLSPAARARIVEMNIKRREELPEQLGSRFIQVNIPAYRLKYVENDQVKLAMNVVVGKKKHATPEITTRVSKVVFNPTWTVPRSILVNEILPKARKNPAGMEKMGYRVISGRGKNCP from the coding sequence ATGTCGTATTTCAACCCCGAGCATCGTAGACGCAAATCTGTACTTCCACTGCTGACACTGGGTAGCCTCTGTGTCTTCATTCTTTATTATGCTTTCGCAGCAAACCAGAAGACCGTACCCGTTTTACCGGAGAACGCTGTTCGCCCTCATTTAGTGCACTGGCTAGAGGAAAACCCTGATGCCTGGCCAGCCCAGGACCCCATTTTCAACCCCGCCGCTGTGCGCAAGATCTACCAGCGCACGGATTACCGCTTGCTTTGGTTCGATAACTACAGCCTAAGTGATAGTGCCAATGACCTGCTGAAACAACTCACAGCTGCCAGCTCCGGCAATCCGAGCAGCATGGTCGACTACCGCTACCACCTGGGGTACTTCGATCGCACCCTCCGCGATACTCCACAACGTCTGCAGATGGCAGCCGTATTGGATATCTTACTGACCGATGCCTTTGTGTCCTACGCGCAAGATACCCAGCTGGACAGGCTCAAGCCCAAAACCCGCCCGCGCCGGGGTGTCACACCGGTTCTGCGGGATAGCGAAGGTTTCCGCTTGGTTGCTACCAGCACCGCTCAACAGCAGGCTTCCAGTGAACCCAGCGGACGCAAGTACTTCCGCGGATATGATCGCGCAGCCAATCTCGGCAGCAATGTACGCAGCCGCTATTACTCGCGGGAATACAATGCGGATACTTCCGGCAATTACTCAGGACGCAATTATTCCGGTAGCACTCGCACCTATGAGCGCAGCCGATACCGTTCCTATCGGGACAACAATAGTGGCTCGGGTTCTGGCAGTCGCGTTTATTACAACCAGGGGCGGTCAAATACTGCCGCCCCACCGGTGAGATCTGAAAACAGTGAGGGGCCTTACTACGAGGAAAACCGGCCCTATGGCAACGATGTAAGAGCGCTGCGCGGTGAACTTCAACGGCTGCGCAAGATTTCTTCCAGCGGTCGCTGGCGTCCGATCCCGGCGGGTCCCGCCATGACCATGGGTGCACGCCACCCACATGTGGGCCTCCTGCGCAACCTGCTCTCCCTATACGGTGATTACCAGTCTTACTACAGCTACGGTGGCACTGATCGCAATCGCTTCGATCGGGGCCTTCACCAAGCGGTGGTGCGCTTCCAGAAGCGTCACGGCCTGAGAGCAGATGGTATTGTCGGTCGCTCAACTCGCAAACGCCTGAACTTATCCCCAGCTGCGCGCGCCCGCATTGTGGAAATGAATATCAAGCGCCGCGAAGAGTTGCCGGAACAATTGGGCAGCCGTTTTATCCAGGTCAATATTCCTGCGTATCGTCTCAAATACGTGGAAAACGACCAGGTCAAACTGGCGATGAATGTGGTCGTCGGCAAGAAAAAGCACGCAACGCCTGAAATAACCACCCGTGTCAGCAAGGTAGTCTTTAACCCCACTTGGACAGTACCGCGCAGTATCCTGGTGAATGAGATACTCCCCAAAGCTCGTAAAAACCCTGCGGGTATGGAAAAAATGGGATACCGGGTGATTAGCGGTAGGGGGAAAAACTGCCCCTGA
- a CDS encoding NRDE family protein, producing the protein MCLLLFAYQCHPKYPLLLIANRDEFYQRPTAAAEHWPGTGLIAGRDLEAQGTWAGVSPGRVAAVTNIREPGTPEPVGALSRGEIPQKFLSQQISPEHFIHYLESQQYRGFNALLFDIQNQNTLFCTGNRHKPFTFEPGIHGISNGAPDEPWPKVERGKAGLAEIIPAADQLVTIESFVEPALALLKDRTRAPDQQLPHTGLPLEIERALSPIFIQIDADSSATEPMLRNGGYGTRASTVITIDQRGCGQLWEQTFINGNQSGPLRYLTTQSPN; encoded by the coding sequence ATGTGTCTACTGCTATTCGCCTATCAATGCCACCCGAAATACCCTCTGCTGTTGATCGCCAATCGGGATGAGTTCTATCAAAGGCCAACCGCAGCAGCGGAGCACTGGCCCGGGACCGGGCTAATTGCGGGTAGAGACCTTGAAGCTCAGGGAACCTGGGCCGGCGTATCCCCCGGCCGGGTCGCGGCTGTAACCAATATCCGGGAGCCTGGGACACCGGAACCTGTAGGAGCGCTTTCCCGCGGAGAAATACCGCAGAAATTCCTCAGCCAACAAATTAGCCCTGAACATTTCATCCACTACCTGGAATCCCAGCAATATCGAGGCTTTAACGCCCTGCTGTTTGATATTCAGAATCAAAACACTCTCTTCTGTACCGGGAACCGGCACAAGCCATTTACTTTTGAACCGGGCATTCACGGTATCTCCAACGGAGCGCCGGACGAGCCCTGGCCAAAGGTGGAAAGGGGCAAAGCGGGGCTGGCAGAAATAATACCTGCGGCCGACCAACTGGTAACAATCGAGAGCTTTGTGGAGCCAGCACTGGCACTGCTCAAAGATCGTACCCGCGCGCCGGACCAACAACTCCCTCATACCGGGCTACCACTGGAGATTGAACGGGCACTCTCTCCGATATTCATTCAAATTGATGCCGATAGCTCGGCGACAGAACCAATGCTTCGCAATGGAGGCTACGGCACCCGCGCGAGTACCGTGATCACCATCGACCAGAGGGGGTGTGGCCAACTTTGGGAGCAAACTTTTATAAACGGCAATCAAAGTGGCCCCCTGCGCTACCTCACTACCCAGTCGCCCAATTAA
- the lgt gene encoding prolipoprotein diacylglyceryl transferase: MLTYPEIDPVAFAIGPLKVHWYGLMYLAGFVAAWWLALRRSAKPWSPVIKSEVEDLILYCAIGVVIGGRLGYMFFYNFPQLLEDPISLIRLWEGGMSFHGGLIGVMLATALYARKIGTTFPALIDFVAPLVPIGLGLGRIGNFIGQELWGRETEGPWGMVFPKDPDLLIRHPSQLYQAFLEGLVLFALLWWFSSKPRPRLAVGGMFVMLYGVFRFLVEFVREPDGHIGFDLFGWMTRGQLLSLPMIIAGMALLVWSYKTQPLPEGRTEKKGKKAGSSRVKGGA; encoded by the coding sequence ATGCTGACCTATCCCGAAATTGACCCGGTAGCCTTTGCAATAGGCCCCTTAAAAGTGCACTGGTATGGGCTGATGTACTTGGCTGGCTTTGTCGCGGCCTGGTGGTTGGCATTGCGCCGAAGTGCCAAACCCTGGTCACCGGTCATTAAATCCGAAGTTGAGGACTTGATTCTCTACTGTGCCATTGGTGTCGTTATCGGTGGCCGCTTGGGGTATATGTTCTTTTACAACTTCCCCCAGTTGCTCGAAGACCCAATATCACTGATCCGGCTGTGGGAAGGGGGAATGAGCTTCCACGGCGGGCTGATAGGGGTAATGTTGGCCACGGCACTCTACGCGCGCAAAATTGGTACAACCTTCCCTGCTCTAATTGATTTCGTCGCCCCCTTGGTGCCCATCGGTCTTGGGCTTGGGCGGATCGGTAATTTTATTGGCCAGGAGCTTTGGGGGCGTGAAACTGAAGGCCCTTGGGGCATGGTCTTTCCAAAGGACCCGGACCTTCTGATCCGGCACCCATCCCAGCTGTATCAAGCCTTCCTCGAGGGGTTGGTACTCTTTGCGCTGCTCTGGTGGTTCTCCAGTAAGCCGCGTCCTCGACTCGCGGTGGGTGGTATGTTCGTGATGCTCTACGGTGTATTCCGCTTCCTGGTGGAATTTGTCCGGGAGCCCGATGGGCATATTGGTTTTGATTTATTTGGATGGATGACTCGTGGGCAGCTTTTGAGCCTGCCGATGATTATTGCCGGCATGGCATTGCTGGTGTGGAGTTATAAGACTCAGCCGCTTCCCGAGGGAAGAACTGAGAAGAAAGGTAAGAAAGCAGGGTCTTCCCGAGTTAAAGGCGGAGCATAG
- a CDS encoding thymidylate synthase — protein MKQYLDLMRHVRDNGTVKGDRTGTGTLSVFGYQMRFNLAEGFPLITTKKCHLRSIIHELMWFLQGDTNIRYLQDNKVRIWDEWATEDGDLGPVYGHQWRSWPTSDGRQIDQIEQLVHQLKTRPDSRRLMVSAWNPADLPDEGVSPADNAREGRMALAPCHALFQFYVADGKLSCQLYQRSADIFLGVPFNIASYSLLTLMLAQVCGLQPGDFIHTFGDAHLYSNHVEQVELQLQRDPLPLPQMHLNPEVKDLFSFRFEDFELKGYEAYPHIPAPVAV, from the coding sequence ATGAAGCAGTATCTCGATCTAATGCGCCATGTGCGCGATAACGGCACCGTTAAAGGTGACCGCACCGGCACTGGTACTCTCAGTGTATTTGGCTATCAAATGCGCTTTAATTTGGCGGAGGGTTTTCCGCTGATCACCACTAAAAAGTGCCATTTGCGCTCGATTATTCACGAACTTATGTGGTTTTTGCAGGGGGATACCAATATCCGCTATCTCCAGGACAATAAGGTGCGGATTTGGGATGAGTGGGCGACAGAGGACGGGGATCTGGGCCCTGTATATGGCCATCAGTGGCGCTCCTGGCCCACTTCGGATGGTCGCCAGATCGACCAGATTGAGCAGTTGGTACACCAGTTGAAAACCCGCCCGGACTCCCGGCGATTGATGGTTAGCGCCTGGAACCCTGCGGATCTGCCAGATGAAGGTGTTTCACCTGCTGATAATGCCCGTGAAGGACGCATGGCCCTGGCTCCCTGTCACGCCCTGTTCCAGTTCTATGTCGCTGACGGCAAGTTGTCCTGCCAGCTGTACCAGCGAAGCGCAGATATTTTCCTGGGGGTGCCTTTCAATATCGCCTCATATAGCTTGCTGACCCTTATGCTGGCACAGGTATGTGGTTTGCAGCCCGGCGACTTTATTCATACCTTTGGCGATGCTCACCTCTACTCGAACCATGTGGAGCAGGTCGAGCTGCAATTGCAGCGCGATCCACTGCCTCTGCCGCAAATGCACCTGAACCCAGAAGTCAAAGACCTGTTTTCTTTCCGTTTCGAGGACTTTGAGCTCAAGGGTTACGAAGCCTATCCACATATTCCGGCACCCGTAGCGGTTTAA
- a CDS encoding dihydrofolate reductase produces the protein MTVSIALIAAVACNGAIGKDNELPWRISGDLQFFKRTTMGKPVVMGRKTFESIGRPLPGRVNIVITRNTDWVADGVEVVQSLDKALSLAQDSAKDSGASEVMVIGGAQIYRQALPLATRLYITEVDAKIDGDAFFPDIDDSWVESVRECYPASDRNEYNYSLVQYDRFK, from the coding sequence ATGACGGTTTCTATTGCTTTGATCGCGGCGGTTGCTTGTAATGGTGCTATCGGCAAGGACAATGAGCTCCCTTGGCGCATCTCCGGCGATTTGCAGTTTTTTAAGCGGACCACCATGGGGAAGCCAGTAGTAATGGGACGAAAGACCTTTGAGTCTATTGGTCGACCACTGCCGGGGCGCGTAAATATTGTCATTACGCGTAATACAGATTGGGTTGCGGATGGCGTTGAGGTGGTCCAGTCTCTGGACAAAGCCCTGAGTCTGGCTCAAGACAGTGCCAAAGATAGCGGGGCAAGCGAAGTGATGGTCATTGGTGGAGCACAAATTTACCGCCAGGCACTGCCGCTTGCTACCCGTTTGTATATCACTGAAGTAGACGCAAAAATCGACGGGGATGCTTTCTTTCCCGATATTGATGACTCTTGGGTCGAGTCGGTACGCGAGTGTTACCCGGCCTCAGACAGGAATGAGTACAACTACTCATTAGTCCAATATGACAGATTTAAATAA
- a CDS encoding DUF3450 domain-containing protein has protein sequence MKTKRFMAVALTTALSAGALYGSVATADTLDNVLAVGQQKTTAAQASQKRIDKIADETSSLLQDFKVVNKEIDGLRVYNRQLEKQLANQLEVINDLDESIANVTVIERQIQPLILRMLDGLEQFIELDAPFKLEERMANLNGVKSTMDRSDVSVAEKFRQVLELYNFEAEYARKIDSYRDTLTVAGQEREVSVLQIGRIALLAQTTDAEISLAYDKGQKAWVEIDAGEYRRALMNGLKIAKKQATIDIMTMPIPAPEAAQ, from the coding sequence ATGAAAACCAAGCGATTCATGGCTGTGGCGCTGACCACTGCGCTGTCTGCCGGCGCGCTCTACGGCAGCGTAGCCACTGCGGATACTCTCGATAACGTACTCGCCGTCGGCCAGCAGAAAACCACTGCGGCCCAGGCATCGCAAAAGCGCATCGACAAGATCGCCGACGAAACCAGCAGCCTGCTGCAGGACTTCAAGGTGGTAAATAAAGAAATCGATGGTCTGCGCGTATACAACCGTCAGCTGGAAAAGCAGCTGGCTAACCAGCTCGAAGTAATTAACGATCTGGATGAGTCTATTGCCAACGTTACTGTCATTGAGCGTCAGATTCAGCCGCTGATCCTGCGTATGCTGGACGGCCTGGAGCAGTTCATTGAGCTGGACGCACCGTTCAAGCTTGAAGAGCGTATGGCTAACCTGAATGGTGTTAAGAGCACCATGGACCGTTCCGATGTCAGTGTTGCGGAGAAATTCCGCCAGGTATTGGAGCTGTATAACTTCGAAGCGGAATATGCCCGTAAGATCGACTCTTACCGCGATACTCTGACTGTTGCTGGTCAGGAGCGTGAGGTAAGCGTCCTGCAAATCGGCCGTATTGCCTTGTTGGCTCAGACTACTGATGCTGAAATTTCCCTCGCTTATGACAAAGGGCAAAAAGCGTGGGTTGAGATCGATGCTGGTGAATACCGCCGCGCTCTCATGAACGGTCTGAAAATTGCCAAGAAGCAGGCCACTATCGACATCATGACCATGCCGATCCCGGCTCCGGAGGCAGCGCAATGA
- a CDS encoding MotA/TolQ/ExbB proton channel family protein, translating to MKTSFAKRVLVAAAAGLISFSAVAQEKAASLDDLLKMVQQSKVAESKEHKQREAEFRRQKANQNALLNQAKNTRTAEEKRSAELEKKYQEQEVAVDQKRQQLDERMGSLKELFGHMSSTAADLRANVGTSLVSAQYPGRTEFIDGLLAKMNTATKLPTIEEIERLWFEIQRETVESGKIVKFNATVIKPNGEQADQEVVRVGNFNLVSNGKYLEMNNAYKMAELIRQPDAKFQGMAEALQSSTSGFSAFGVDPTGPTGGSYLKAMINSPDIIERWHQGGIVGYIISAVGAFAMLLAIFRLIVLTGVGAKVNAQLRSSTPNTNNPLGRVLAVAEENKGVDGETLELKMEEAVLKERPAIESGLNLLKIIAMVAPLLGLLGTVTGMIITFQAITIFGAGDPKAMAGGISSALITTVLGLVVAIPTVLMHTVVNGRAKRVLHILEEQSAGIVAENAERK from the coding sequence ATGAAAACCTCTTTCGCCAAACGCGTTTTAGTAGCGGCAGCAGCTGGTCTGATCAGCTTCTCCGCAGTTGCTCAAGAGAAGGCTGCTTCCCTGGACGATTTGCTGAAAATGGTTCAGCAATCCAAAGTTGCCGAGTCCAAAGAACACAAGCAGCGCGAAGCTGAGTTCCGTCGTCAGAAAGCGAACCAAAACGCCCTGCTGAACCAAGCAAAAAACACCCGTACCGCTGAAGAAAAGCGTTCTGCTGAACTGGAGAAGAAGTACCAGGAGCAGGAAGTTGCTGTAGACCAGAAGCGTCAACAGTTGGATGAGCGTATGGGCTCTCTGAAAGAGCTGTTCGGCCACATGTCTTCTACTGCAGCAGACTTGCGCGCGAATGTTGGTACCTCTCTGGTTTCTGCCCAGTATCCTGGTCGTACAGAGTTCATCGACGGTCTTCTGGCCAAGATGAATACTGCTACCAAACTGCCGACTATCGAGGAAATCGAGCGTCTGTGGTTTGAAATTCAGCGTGAAACCGTTGAATCCGGCAAAATCGTTAAGTTTAACGCGACCGTGATCAAGCCCAACGGTGAACAGGCTGATCAGGAAGTGGTTCGCGTAGGTAACTTCAACCTGGTTTCCAATGGTAAATACCTGGAAATGAACAATGCCTACAAAATGGCTGAGCTGATCCGTCAGCCGGACGCCAAGTTCCAAGGCATGGCTGAAGCTCTGCAATCTTCTACCAGTGGTTTCAGTGCCTTCGGTGTAGACCCGACTGGTCCTACCGGTGGTTCCTACCTGAAAGCCATGATCAACAGCCCTGATATCATAGAGCGTTGGCACCAGGGTGGCATCGTGGGATACATCATCTCTGCTGTTGGTGCTTTCGCGATGCTGTTGGCTATCTTCCGCCTGATCGTCCTGACTGGCGTTGGTGCCAAGGTGAATGCTCAGCTGCGTTCCTCTACTCCGAACACCAATAACCCGCTGGGTCGTGTACTGGCTGTTGCGGAAGAGAACAAAGGTGTAGACGGCGAAACTCTCGAATTGAAGATGGAAGAAGCGGTACTGAAAGAGCGTCCGGCAATCGAATCCGGCCTCAACCTGCTGAAAATCATCGCGATGGTGGCTCCGCTGCTGGGTCTGCTGGGTACCGTTACCGGTATGATTATCACCTTCCAGGCGATCACTATCTTTGGTGCAGGTGATCCTAAGGCCATGGCAGGTGGTATCTCCTCAGCCCTTATCACTACCGTTCTCGGTCTGGTTGTGGCTATCCCAACCGTTCTGATGCACACCGTAGTAAATGGTCGTGCCAAGCGTGTCCTGCACATTCTGGAAGAACAGAGTGCCGGTATCGTGGCAGAAAACGCCGAGCGTAAATAA
- a CDS encoding MotA/TolQ/ExbB proton channel family protein, translated as MHALNDAWAAVNAFMASGGPVLFLIAGLTFFMWTLIFERVFYFNKGLKSDVQGAVDQWEGRGERKSWASHQIRYAMISRVSEKIQDNMDMIQACVALAPLFGLLGTVWGMINVFDVLAITGGGDAKQMASGVSMATIPTMAGMVAALSGVFANTYLARKAERETQLLEDHLTMDH; from the coding sequence ATGCACGCATTAAATGACGCATGGGCCGCCGTCAACGCCTTTATGGCGTCGGGCGGGCCAGTACTGTTCCTGATCGCCGGCCTGACCTTCTTTATGTGGACGCTGATTTTTGAACGTGTTTTCTACTTTAACAAAGGTTTGAAAAGTGACGTTCAGGGTGCGGTAGACCAATGGGAGGGGCGCGGTGAGCGCAAATCCTGGGCTTCGCACCAGATCCGTTATGCAATGATTTCCCGGGTATCCGAGAAAATTCAGGACAATATGGACATGATCCAAGCTTGTGTCGCCCTGGCCCCTCTGTTTGGGCTGTTGGGTACGGTTTGGGGCATGATCAACGTGTTCGATGTTCTCGCGATTACAGGTGGTGGTGACGCCAAGCAGATGGCCAGTGGTGTATCCATGGCAACTATCCCGACAATGGCGGGTATGGTTGCAGCGCTGTCAGGCGTATTTGCCAACACTTACCTTGCCCGTAAAGCTGAGCGTGAAACCCAGCTGCTGGAAGATCATCTGACGATGGATCACTAA
- a CDS encoding biopolymer transporter ExbD, translated as MSKRQNTAEEEAGAIDLTPMLDVVFIMLIFFIVTATFIKEPGADVEKPEATTAELKAASILVAINDSDEVWIAKEKVDERQVRIVLERLYSENPKGWLVIQPDKGASIEKIALIAEAARKIGIKKVSVATEKS; from the coding sequence ATGAGCAAAAGACAAAATACGGCAGAAGAAGAAGCCGGCGCAATTGACCTCACGCCCATGCTGGACGTGGTGTTTATCATGCTGATCTTCTTTATCGTCACTGCGACCTTTATCAAGGAGCCGGGTGCTGATGTTGAGAAGCCGGAAGCGACGACCGCTGAACTCAAGGCCGCCTCTATCCTGGTAGCGATCAACGACAGTGACGAGGTTTGGATTGCCAAAGAGAAGGTTGATGAGCGTCAGGTACGAATTGTCCTGGAGCGTCTCTACTCGGAAAACCCGAAAGGGTGGTTGGTAATTCAGCCCGATAAGGGAGCAAGCATTGAGAAGATTGCCCTGATTGCAGAAGCAGCCAGGAAGATTGGTATCAAGAAAGTTTCCGTCGCTACAGAGAAGAGTTAA
- a CDS encoding energy transducer TonB, with amino-acid sequence MNPVRLLGAGTLAVATTFGLIFTMHQLIAANMKAPEEKEQFKVADVVMPDTKIETQYDTAKPVKPDEPETPPPEMPEPDFEEPDLDGSINIAAPSAGGNVKLSGFSFGEGDYLPIVKVQPQYPRRALQRGMEGYVIVEYTVTTNGSVRDPIVIEAFTLQGKPTTVFNRSALKSALKYKYKPRVVDGKPTEVPNVRTKISFNMAKD; translated from the coding sequence ATGAATCCGGTAAGACTTCTTGGGGCAGGTACATTGGCGGTAGCCACGACCTTTGGCCTCATCTTCACCATGCATCAGCTGATTGCGGCAAATATGAAAGCTCCTGAGGAGAAGGAGCAGTTCAAAGTTGCCGATGTGGTGATGCCTGATACGAAGATTGAAACACAGTACGACACCGCTAAGCCGGTAAAACCAGATGAGCCCGAAACTCCGCCACCGGAGATGCCGGAGCCCGATTTTGAGGAGCCGGATCTTGATGGCAGCATCAATATCGCTGCCCCCTCTGCGGGAGGCAACGTTAAGCTGTCTGGTTTCAGCTTTGGTGAAGGTGACTATCTACCGATCGTAAAAGTACAGCCGCAGTATCCTCGTCGCGCTCTACAGCGTGGTATGGAAGGTTATGTAATCGTTGAGTACACCGTAACGACAAACGGTTCAGTACGTGATCCGATTGTAATTGAAGCCTTCACTCTGCAAGGTAAGCCCACAACGGTTTTCAATCGGTCTGCCCTGAAGTCCGCATTGAAGTACAAGTACAAGCCGCGGGTAGTCGATGGCAAGCCGACCGAAGTTCCTAATGTTAGGACCAAGATCAGCTTTAACATGGCTAAGGACTAA
- a CDS encoding tetratricopeptide repeat protein → MREAAYKKLEKAQEAADAEDWAGALAALKEMDASKKRYNGYEVAQMYNFFGVVYYSTENYKEAIPYFKKVLAQGEKNLPVALEVGTLFTLAQLYFVTEDYKQAINYLNQWFKVSDRITADSYALRAQAYNQIGNQDKALSDINIAVSMFEKEGKIPKEGWFGLQQYVYFERGDYPKVAAVLEKLVQYYPKPAYYKTLGAVYGELKRDKDQLHMMEAAYLAGALEKDKDLLNMGYLFMGHEMPYKGAKVIAKGIEDKKIPRTSKNLETLAQAYQMSQELQKAIPQLEAAAQLSDKGEIYSRLAGIYLDLDQNEKALSMGKKALAKGGIKRVDQLHIVMGMANANLKRYDAALKSLKLARKDERSEKFAEQWISFVEGEKEREEQLAI, encoded by the coding sequence ATGCGTGAAGCTGCGTACAAGAAGCTGGAAAAAGCTCAAGAGGCTGCTGATGCAGAGGATTGGGCGGGTGCTCTTGCAGCGCTGAAAGAGATGGACGCAAGCAAGAAGCGGTACAACGGCTACGAAGTTGCACAAATGTACAACTTCTTCGGTGTTGTTTATTACAGCACTGAAAACTATAAAGAGGCGATCCCTTACTTTAAAAAGGTACTGGCCCAGGGTGAGAAAAACCTGCCGGTAGCTTTGGAAGTGGGCACCCTGTTTACTCTTGCCCAGCTGTACTTCGTAACTGAGGATTACAAGCAGGCGATCAACTACTTGAATCAGTGGTTTAAAGTTTCTGATCGTATCACTGCTGACTCCTACGCACTACGTGCTCAGGCTTACAACCAGATTGGCAATCAGGATAAGGCTCTCTCGGATATCAATATAGCGGTATCCATGTTTGAAAAAGAGGGCAAGATACCGAAGGAAGGTTGGTTCGGCTTACAGCAATATGTTTACTTCGAGCGCGGAGACTACCCGAAAGTAGCTGCCGTTCTAGAAAAACTGGTGCAGTACTATCCGAAGCCAGCGTATTACAAAACCCTTGGAGCGGTATACGGTGAACTGAAGCGCGATAAGGATCAGCTGCACATGATGGAAGCAGCTTACCTTGCCGGCGCTTTGGAGAAGGATAAAGACCTGCTAAATATGGGGTATCTCTTTATGGGGCATGAAATGCCTTATAAAGGAGCTAAGGTGATTGCCAAGGGTATCGAAGATAAGAAGATCCCACGCACATCTAAAAACCTGGAAACCCTAGCTCAGGCTTACCAGATGTCTCAAGAGCTGCAGAAAGCTATTCCCCAGTTGGAAGCGGCAGCACAGCTTTCTGATAAAGGTGAGATCTATTCACGCCTGGCCGGTATTTACCTGGACCTGGATCAGAACGAGAAAGCCCTTTCTATGGGTAAAAAAGCTCTGGCCAAAGGTGGTATCAAGCGTGTCGATCAGCTGCATATCGTAATGGGTATGGCGAATGCCAACCTTAAGCGTTATGACGCAGCTTTAAAGAGCCTCAAACTTGCACGTAAAGATGAGCGCTCAGAGAAGTTCGCTGAACAGTGGATATCCTTTGTCGAAGGTGAAAAGGAGCGTGAAGAGCAACTGGCAATTTAA
- a CDS encoding energy transducer TonB yields the protein MDRACQSIPNPVFFPQHLLAGYVKGLGYAAVTTVGLLFLMSQLVATDIEEPTVELLPQIKSVHMPKKVIVTENYEAPAPPQTVIEQPNMRMEQAEVLPVKLNIQIGSPTPVSETGMKVSQDPLPVYKAAPRYPSAALRRGIEGYVVVEFTVTKTGAVRDARVVGGYDSNGNPTRVFDRSAIAAAERFKYRPQMEAGQPVERYGVRNRISYKIAE from the coding sequence ATGGATAGAGCTTGTCAGTCAATTCCCAACCCCGTGTTTTTCCCCCAGCATTTACTTGCAGGCTACGTGAAGGGCCTGGGATATGCTGCCGTGACAACAGTGGGGCTGCTCTTTTTAATGAGTCAGCTAGTGGCAACTGATATTGAAGAGCCAACAGTTGAGTTGTTGCCACAAATTAAATCGGTACATATGCCGAAAAAGGTGATTGTTACCGAAAATTATGAGGCACCTGCACCACCACAAACAGTCATTGAACAGCCGAATATGCGAATGGAGCAGGCTGAAGTTTTGCCGGTTAAGCTGAATATTCAAATAGGCTCTCCAACACCAGTTTCTGAGACTGGGATGAAGGTATCGCAAGATCCTTTGCCTGTGTACAAAGCTGCACCGCGATATCCTAGTGCCGCCTTGCGCAGGGGAATAGAAGGATATGTTGTTGTAGAGTTTACAGTGACAAAAACAGGGGCTGTACGAGATGCTCGTGTTGTTGGTGGTTATGACTCTAATGGTAACCCAACCCGTGTGTTCGATCGTTCTGCGATAGCTGCGGCAGAACGATTTAAGTATCGGCCTCAAATGGAAGCTGGCCAACCAGTGGAGCGCTACGGGGTACGCAATCGAATCAGTTACAAAATAGCGGAATAA